Proteins co-encoded in one Natronorubrum daqingense genomic window:
- a CDS encoding type II glyceraldehyde-3-phosphate dehydrogenase codes for MIQVAINGYGTIGKRVADAVRAQPDMEVLGVAKTRPNFEAETALEKDFDLYAAIEERAGQFAEAGLEIAGPVEDLVDAADIVVDATPSGIGAENKALYEEYDTPALYQGGEDADLVETSFNARSNFEDAVGADHVRVVSCNTTGLSRVIAPLREAYGVEKVRATLVRRGGDPGQTGRGPINDILPNPVTIPSHHGPDVETIFDDLDIDTLGMKVPATLMHMHSLNVTLEADVDAADVRELLAEESRLFLIPESMAIDGSGKLKEYAMDVGRPRADIWENCIWEESISTVGRDLYLFQGIHQESDVVPENVDAIRAVLGEADAEESIELTNETMGVGL; via the coding sequence ATGATTCAGGTCGCCATTAACGGCTACGGCACGATCGGCAAACGCGTCGCGGACGCCGTTCGAGCACAACCAGACATGGAGGTTCTCGGCGTTGCCAAGACGCGACCCAACTTCGAGGCCGAGACGGCACTCGAGAAGGACTTCGACCTCTACGCCGCGATCGAAGAACGCGCTGGCCAGTTCGCCGAGGCCGGCCTCGAGATCGCGGGCCCCGTCGAGGACCTCGTCGACGCAGCCGATATCGTCGTCGACGCCACGCCCTCCGGAATCGGTGCCGAGAACAAGGCCCTCTACGAGGAGTACGACACGCCCGCACTCTATCAGGGTGGCGAGGACGCCGACCTCGTCGAGACGAGTTTCAACGCCCGATCGAACTTCGAGGACGCCGTCGGTGCCGACCACGTCCGCGTCGTCTCTTGTAACACGACCGGTCTCTCCCGTGTGATCGCACCGCTTCGCGAAGCCTACGGCGTCGAGAAGGTCCGCGCAACCCTCGTTCGCCGCGGTGGCGACCCCGGACAGACCGGCCGCGGCCCGATCAACGACATTCTGCCGAATCCGGTGACGATTCCCTCCCATCACGGGCCCGACGTCGAGACCATCTTCGACGACCTCGACATCGACACGCTCGGGATGAAAGTCCCCGCGACGCTGATGCACATGCACAGCCTCAACGTCACCCTCGAGGCCGATGTCGACGCTGCAGACGTTCGCGAACTGTTGGCCGAGGAGTCGCGTCTATTCTTGATCCCCGAGTCGATGGCCATCGACGGCAGCGGGAAACTCAAGGAGTACGCGATGGACGTCGGTCGCCCGCGCGCCGACATCTGGGAGAACTGCATCTGGGAGGAATCCATCTCGACCGTCGGGCGCGACCTCTACCTCTTCCAAGGGATCCACCAGGAGAGCGACGTCGTCCCCGAGAACGTCGACGCGATCCGTGCAGTCCTTGGCGAAGCCGACGCCGAAGAGAGCATCGAGTTGACCAACGAAACGATGGGTGTCGGGCTGTAA
- a CDS encoding Hsp20/alpha crystallin family protein, which translates to MRRDDRDEPFDDLFREIERMMNEMMNGADGNVDFASSGDVDNGFGMDTHVDIHETDEEIRVIADLPGVEKHNIDLECDGKSLTISASSDHREYDERVSLPQRVNEHSAAATYNNGVLEVVFDLAEQSSGISLE; encoded by the coding sequence ATGCGCCGAGACGACCGCGACGAACCCTTCGATGATCTGTTTCGCGAGATCGAGCGGATGATGAACGAGATGATGAACGGTGCAGACGGGAACGTCGATTTCGCCTCCTCGGGTGACGTCGACAACGGCTTCGGCATGGACACGCACGTCGACATCCACGAAACCGACGAGGAGATCCGCGTCATCGCAGACCTTCCCGGCGTCGAGAAACACAACATCGACCTCGAGTGTGACGGCAAGTCACTGACCATCTCCGCCTCGAGCGACCACCGTGAGTACGACGAACGCGTCTCGCTCCCACAGCGCGTCAACGAACACTCCGCCGCCGCGACCTACAACAACGGCGTCCTCGAGGTCGTCTTCGATCTCGCAGAACAGTCGTCCGGAATCAGTCTCGAATAA
- a CDS encoding ATP-grasp domain-containing protein, with translation MIDLAVANDQETFQRMREPLAERGIRVHHVPASERVVSLGENAPWSGEEYDAGFVYPGRLMEGGVADALLEVPWLNDHETVLTSRNKAEVLARLERADLPVPKSVYVSNEVGEAELTDAFERFEPPVVVKPNSTTRGVGVAKAHDLDSFLGICDYLSLVHDYRATGDRSFLVQEYLPEATDYRVMVLEGEYVGAVERRLPEDAVSEGQWKHNVHRGAVATGVDLPHVWRDLAESVARELEIPFLGVDLLETGEKLVVNETNARPTIDEETKYEPDFYDRLTAAIRNAADRN, from the coding sequence ATGATCGATCTCGCGGTCGCCAACGACCAGGAGACGTTCCAACGGATGCGCGAACCGTTGGCAGAACGGGGAATACGAGTTCACCACGTGCCCGCGAGTGAACGCGTCGTTTCGCTGGGAGAGAACGCGCCGTGGTCGGGCGAGGAGTACGACGCCGGCTTCGTCTACCCCGGTCGACTGATGGAAGGGGGAGTCGCAGACGCCTTGCTCGAGGTGCCGTGGCTCAACGACCACGAAACGGTCCTCACCTCGCGGAACAAAGCCGAGGTGCTCGCCCGCCTCGAGCGAGCCGATCTGCCGGTTCCGAAGTCGGTCTACGTCTCGAACGAGGTCGGAGAGGCGGAACTAACCGACGCGTTCGAACGGTTCGAGCCGCCGGTCGTCGTCAAACCGAATTCGACGACGCGAGGAGTGGGCGTCGCGAAAGCCCACGACCTCGATTCGTTTCTGGGCATCTGTGATTACCTCTCGCTGGTCCACGACTACCGCGCGACGGGTGATCGGTCCTTCCTGGTTCAGGAGTACCTCCCCGAGGCGACCGACTATCGGGTGATGGTCCTCGAGGGCGAGTACGTGGGTGCCGTCGAACGGCGACTCCCCGAGGACGCCGTTTCGGAGGGCCAGTGGAAGCACAACGTCCACCGCGGTGCGGTGGCCACCGGCGTCGACCTCCCCCACGTCTGGCGAGACCTCGCCGAATCCGTCGCGAGGGAACTCGAGATTCCCTTCCTCGGGGTCGATTTGCTCGAGACGGGCGAGAAACTGGTGGTCAACGAGACGAACGCACGACCGACGATCGACGAGGAGACGAAGTACGAACCGGACTTCTACGATCGACTCACAGCGGCGATTCGAAACGCTGCCGATCGGAACTGA
- a CDS encoding bile acid:sodium symporter family protein, with protein MVAVPVDAIVDVATTVFVLSTMLAMGFELAPAQLVNALRKRRLLAKSLLVNLALVPLAAYAIVRIVPMSRGHAVGILLIAMAPGAPFGPKIAEISESDIAFASGLMAVLGILSVVSVPITAALLIPGDAAADPVGIAQLVIAVQLVPLVVGLAIDIRYESVSGRLYPPTQRLSDYSFAFLLVLLVVVYIDDMLSLVGTGTLLASSLIVVVALLAGYVLGGPTRGTREVLATTTAARNAALALFIATTSFSDPNVLTMVLAFSFIGVLVPVLVAGAWRRRPR; from the coding sequence ATGGTAGCGGTCCCCGTCGATGCGATTGTGGATGTCGCGACGACCGTTTTCGTTCTGTCGACGATGCTCGCGATGGGGTTCGAACTCGCGCCCGCTCAGTTAGTGAACGCGCTCAGGAAGCGACGGCTTCTGGCGAAGTCGCTGTTGGTAAATCTCGCCCTCGTCCCGCTGGCCGCGTACGCTATCGTTCGGATCGTCCCGATGAGTAGGGGACATGCGGTCGGTATCTTGCTGATAGCCATGGCACCGGGCGCTCCCTTCGGGCCGAAAATCGCGGAGATCTCCGAGAGCGACATCGCGTTTGCAAGCGGGCTCATGGCCGTGTTAGGAATACTCTCCGTCGTCTCGGTTCCGATAACGGCGGCGCTGCTCATCCCCGGCGACGCCGCAGCCGACCCCGTCGGGATCGCTCAGTTAGTTATCGCCGTCCAACTCGTTCCGCTGGTCGTCGGACTCGCCATCGACATCCGGTACGAATCCGTTTCCGGCCGCCTGTATCCACCGACTCAGCGACTTTCTGATTATTCGTTCGCCTTCTTGCTCGTCCTGTTAGTGGTCGTCTACATCGACGACATGCTCAGTCTCGTCGGCACCGGGACGCTATTGGCCTCGAGTCTCATCGTCGTCGTCGCACTCCTGGCCGGGTACGTCCTCGGCGGACCGACTCGCGGTACGCGTGAAGTGCTGGCGACGACGACCGCCGCCCGAAACGCGGCACTCGCGTTGTTCATCGCGACGACGAGCTTTTCGGACCCGAACGTCCTCACGATGGTTCTCGCCTTCTCCTTTATCGGCGTCCTCGTTCCCGTCTTGGTCGCTGGCGCGTGGCGACGCCGTCCTCGATAG
- a CDS encoding 50S ribosomal protein L16, translating into MSDKPASMYREISKPAYTRREYITGIPGSKIAQHKMGDVRADPEEYPVQISLVTEEEVQIRHGSLEASRLSANRHMLKNAGEHNYKMILRKFPHHVIRENKQATGAGADRVSDGMRQSFGKIVGTAARIDAGERIFTIWCDVDDAEFAKDALRRAYNKISPPCRVIVEKGEEQLIA; encoded by the coding sequence ATGTCCGACAAACCCGCCTCAATGTATCGGGAAATCAGTAAGCCGGCGTACACCCGCCGGGAGTACATTACTGGGATCCCTGGTTCGAAGATCGCACAGCACAAGATGGGCGACGTCCGTGCCGACCCCGAAGAATATCCGGTCCAGATCAGCCTCGTCACCGAGGAAGAAGTCCAGATTCGCCACGGCAGCCTCGAGGCCTCGCGTCTTTCGGCTAACCGCCACATGCTGAAAAACGCCGGAGAGCACAACTACAAGATGATTCTCCGAAAGTTCCCCCACCACGTCATCCGTGAAAACAAGCAGGCGACGGGTGCGGGTGCAGACCGTGTTTCCGACGGGATGCGCCAGTCCTTCGGGAAGATCGTTGGCACCGCAGCGCGAATCGACGCCGGCGAACGTATCTTCACGATCTGGTGTGACGTCGACGACGCCGAGTTCGCCAAGGACGCGCTCCGACGCGCCTACAACAAGATCTCGCCGCCGTGTCGCGTCATCGTCGAGAAGGGCGAAGAGCAACTCATCGCGTAA
- a CDS encoding CBS domain-containing protein, with protein MMKSFRIGSLFGIPIRLDLTFLLVLPLFAYLIGAQIDPVVELLNLSMGAGIDSDALTAEWWLPYVVGLAAAIGLFVGVVLHELGHSLTAQRYGFPIDSITLWLFGGIAALSEMPEDWRKEFTIAIAGPIVSVLVGIGSYALFILTPETFDSTRFVLGYLAVLNVALAIFNMIPAFPMDGGRILRALLARSQPYAKATQQAASIGKMFAIFMGLFGLLQFNIILIGVAFFVYIAASSEAQQVTMKAAFQDVTVGDIMTPVRDLHTVEPQTSVATLIQRMFTERHTGYPVIDTNGFDSGRLVGLVTLSDAREIKPVERDAYTVEEVMTSDLKTISPDSDAMTAIDQMREDNIGRLLVVENGDLVGLISRSDVMTAFDIVQKSGSVNPAGQPWTAD; from the coding sequence ATGATGAAGAGCTTCCGGATCGGCTCTCTGTTCGGGATCCCGATCAGGTTGGATCTGACGTTCTTACTGGTGTTGCCGCTGTTCGCCTACCTCATCGGCGCTCAGATCGACCCAGTCGTGGAGCTTCTCAACTTGAGTATGGGTGCCGGTATCGACAGCGACGCCTTGACCGCCGAGTGGTGGCTGCCGTACGTCGTCGGTCTCGCTGCGGCGATCGGCCTGTTCGTCGGCGTCGTCTTACACGAACTCGGTCACTCGCTGACGGCCCAACGGTACGGTTTTCCGATCGACTCGATTACGCTCTGGCTGTTCGGTGGCATCGCCGCGCTCTCGGAGATGCCAGAAGACTGGCGAAAGGAGTTCACGATCGCCATCGCCGGACCGATCGTCTCCGTGCTCGTCGGCATCGGTTCCTACGCGCTCTTTATCCTCACGCCGGAAACGTTCGACAGCACGCGCTTCGTGCTCGGCTATCTGGCCGTGTTGAACGTCGCGTTAGCGATTTTCAACATGATCCCGGCGTTTCCGATGGACGGCGGTCGCATCCTCCGGGCGTTACTCGCCCGCAGCCAACCCTACGCGAAAGCGACCCAGCAGGCGGCGTCCATCGGGAAGATGTTCGCGATCTTCATGGGGCTGTTCGGACTGCTCCAGTTCAACATCATCCTCATCGGCGTCGCCTTCTTCGTCTACATCGCCGCCTCGAGTGAAGCCCAGCAGGTGACGATGAAGGCTGCGTTCCAGGACGTGACCGTCGGCGACATCATGACGCCGGTTCGCGACCTGCACACGGTCGAACCCCAGACGTCGGTAGCGACGTTGATCCAGCGAATGTTCACCGAACGCCACACGGGCTACCCGGTCATCGACACGAACGGGTTCGACTCCGGCCGCCTCGTGGGCCTCGTTACGCTGTCGGACGCCCGCGAGATCAAACCGGTCGAACGGGACGCCTACACGGTCGAGGAAGTGATGACGAGCGACCTCAAGACGATTTCTCCCGACTCCGACGCGATGACGGCGATCGACCAGATGCGCGAGGACAACATCGGCCGTCTACTCGTCGTCGAAAACGGCGACCTCGTCGGTCTCATCTCGAGGTCTGACGTGATGACGGCCTTCGATATCGTCCAGAAGAGCGGCTCGGTCAACCCGGCCGGGCAGCCGTGGACGGCAGACTGA
- a CDS encoding ABC transporter ATP-binding protein, protein MPPAIETADLVKEYGDLRALQELSLTVEEGEFFGLLGPNGAGKTTFINTLVGLVRKTGGEAHVFGYDVETEYQQARDAIGVAPQEFNVDRFFPIKEVLQHKAGYHGIPEEEAAERADEVLKRVGIYDKRNERFDWLSGGMKRRLLLARALVTDPDLLILDEPTAGVDVQLRHDLWDLVTELNEEGTTILLTTHYIEEAERLCDRVAIMNEGRKVTVATPDDLKTRGTDTISVRLESPVTSAAAADIESELEAYAHGVEPSPAGDGLDVRVDDGGSSAPRLLNDLEARGYEIADLEISRTSLEEIFVDLTRSEDRTVTRSSASDAEDAVDDADHENDESEAMEADTGDETAEPSEPEQGGVV, encoded by the coding sequence ATGCCACCGGCAATCGAGACCGCCGATCTCGTGAAGGAATACGGCGATCTGCGGGCTCTACAGGAACTGTCGTTGACCGTCGAGGAGGGGGAATTCTTCGGGCTGCTCGGACCGAACGGTGCCGGGAAGACGACGTTCATCAACACGCTGGTCGGGTTGGTTCGAAAGACCGGCGGCGAGGCCCACGTCTTCGGCTACGACGTCGAAACCGAGTACCAACAGGCTCGAGACGCGATCGGCGTGGCTCCCCAGGAGTTCAACGTCGATCGATTCTTCCCCATTAAGGAGGTGCTCCAGCACAAGGCTGGCTACCACGGAATTCCCGAAGAGGAGGCCGCCGAGCGAGCCGACGAGGTGCTCAAACGCGTGGGGATCTACGACAAGCGAAACGAGCGCTTCGACTGGCTCTCGGGCGGAATGAAACGCCGTCTGCTGCTCGCTCGCGCGCTCGTCACCGATCCCGATCTCCTGATCCTGGACGAACCGACGGCCGGCGTCGACGTCCAGTTGCGCCACGACCTCTGGGACCTCGTCACCGAACTCAACGAGGAAGGGACGACCATCCTGTTGACGACTCACTACATCGAGGAAGCCGAACGCCTCTGTGACCGCGTCGCGATCATGAACGAGGGCCGGAAGGTAACCGTCGCGACGCCCGACGACCTGAAAACTCGCGGAACGGATACGATCTCGGTCCGTCTCGAGTCGCCAGTCACCTCGGCCGCGGCGGCCGATATAGAGTCCGAACTCGAGGCGTACGCCCACGGCGTCGAGCCCTCTCCGGCCGGTGACGGGCTCGACGTTCGCGTCGACGACGGCGGTTCGAGCGCGCCGCGGCTCTTGAACGATCTCGAGGCGCGAGGATACGAAATCGCTGATCTCGAGATCTCGCGAACGTCGCTCGAGGAGATTTTCGTCGACCTGACGCGAAGCGAGGATCGGACCGTCACGCGCTCGTCGGCGTCGGACGCCGAAGACGCCGTAGACGATGCGGACCACGAAAACGACGAAAGCGAAGCGATGGAAGCGGACACAGGAGATGAAACCGCAGAACCGAGCGAGCCGGAGCAAGGGGGTGTCGTCTGA
- a CDS encoding ABC transporter permease — translation MFSVGFRALFKRELLRFIRRPKNTFMPPAITNVLYFAVFGLILGGRIEEPVDGIGYILFLVPGLVVLGTISNSFENASFSIFHGRWNEYIHETLTSPLSYAEMVVAYVGASAVRGLIVGVIVAVIGRVFVPISIEHGLFLVVTMVVIAALFAGFGIIGGLVARDFDDLTVMNQFILRPLVFFGAVFYSLEMFEQAWQVYLSLLNPMVYMVDSVRYGLIGHSDMHSVAPAAYAEFAPYASLAVLSTLTAVVIALDVYLFKIGYGLTD, via the coding sequence ATGTTCTCGGTTGGCTTTCGCGCGCTCTTCAAGCGAGAGCTGTTGCGGTTCATCCGTCGCCCGAAGAACACGTTCATGCCGCCGGCGATCACGAACGTACTCTACTTCGCCGTCTTCGGGCTCATTCTGGGTGGGCGAATCGAGGAACCGGTCGATGGAATCGGCTACATCCTCTTTCTCGTCCCCGGCCTCGTCGTGTTAGGAACGATCTCGAACTCGTTTGAGAACGCCTCGTTCTCCATCTTCCACGGTCGCTGGAACGAGTACATCCACGAGACGCTCACGTCGCCGCTTTCCTACGCCGAGATGGTCGTCGCCTACGTCGGTGCGAGCGCCGTTCGCGGCCTGATCGTCGGTGTCATCGTCGCCGTCATCGGCCGGGTGTTCGTCCCCATCTCGATCGAACACGGACTCTTTCTCGTGGTCACGATGGTCGTCATCGCCGCCCTCTTCGCCGGCTTCGGAATCATCGGCGGCCTCGTGGCCCGCGACTTCGACGATCTAACGGTGATGAACCAGTTCATCTTGCGCCCGCTCGTGTTCTTCGGGGCCGTCTTCTACTCCCTCGAGATGTTCGAGCAGGCCTGGCAGGTGTACCTCTCGCTGTTGAATCCGATGGTGTACATGGTCGATAGCGTTCGATACGGACTGATCGGGCACTCGGACATGCACTCCGTCGCGCCGGCCGCCTACGCGGAGTTCGCACCGTACGCGTCGCTCGCCGTGTTGAGCACCCTCACCGCCGTCGTCATCGCGCTCGACGTCTACCTGTTCAAAATTGGATACGGGTTGACGGACTGA
- a CDS encoding NADP-dependent oxidoreductase has translation MAETRQWQLASRPVGEPTHENFELVTVDRPEPDANEVLVRTLYQSVDPYMRGRMRDAESYAEPWDVGDPMKASVVGEVLESNAAEYDEGDIVTGDLLWAEHAVASADELQSVNPDHGPISTALGVLGMPGVTAYWGLNDVCDPIPGDTVVVSAAAGAVGSVVGQLAKLSGARVVGTAGSEAKVDWLTEDLGFDAAINYKETDDLSGAVDAACPDGVDVYFDNVGGPITDAVWPRLNVDARVAVCGQIALYNETSVPTGPRKLAKLIESRATVEGLLVSDYQPRWGEALQRLSTFIQNDDVRYRENVVEGFENAPDAFLGLFEGENIGKQVVQVAEYER, from the coding sequence ATGGCAGAAACCAGACAGTGGCAGCTCGCGAGTCGTCCCGTCGGAGAGCCGACGCACGAAAACTTCGAACTCGTCACCGTAGACCGACCCGAACCAGACGCGAACGAAGTGCTCGTGCGGACGCTGTACCAGTCCGTCGACCCCTACATGCGCGGCCGGATGCGGGATGCGGAGTCCTACGCCGAACCGTGGGACGTCGGCGACCCCATGAAGGCGAGCGTCGTCGGCGAAGTCCTCGAGTCCAACGCCGCCGAGTACGACGAGGGCGATATCGTCACCGGAGATCTCCTGTGGGCCGAACACGCCGTCGCGAGCGCGGACGAGCTCCAGTCGGTGAATCCGGACCACGGACCGATCTCGACGGCGCTCGGCGTCCTCGGCATGCCCGGCGTCACGGCCTACTGGGGGCTCAACGACGTCTGCGATCCGATCCCCGGCGACACTGTCGTCGTCTCCGCCGCGGCGGGTGCCGTCGGCTCCGTCGTCGGCCAACTCGCCAAACTCTCGGGCGCACGCGTCGTCGGGACGGCCGGCAGCGAGGCGAAAGTAGACTGGCTCACGGAGGACCTCGGTTTCGACGCGGCGATCAACTACAAGGAGACCGACGACCTCTCCGGTGCGGTCGACGCGGCCTGTCCGGACGGCGTCGACGTCTACTTCGACAACGTCGGCGGCCCGATCACGGACGCCGTCTGGCCCCGGCTGAACGTCGACGCCCGCGTCGCCGTCTGCGGACAGATCGCCCTCTACAACGAGACGTCGGTGCCGACCGGCCCGCGAAAACTCGCCAAACTCATCGAGAGTCGCGCGACGGTCGAAGGACTGCTCGTCAGCGACTATCAACCCCGCTGGGGCGAGGCCCTGCAGCGACTCTCGACGTTCATCCAGAACGACGACGTCCGCTACCGTGAGAACGTCGTCGAGGGCTTCGAGAACGCCCCGGACGCATTCCTCGGCCTGTTCGAGGGTGAGAATATCGGGAAGCAAGTGGTGCAGGTAGCCGAGTACGAGCGATAA
- a CDS encoding carbonic anhydrase — protein sequence MDADHDVLEELLAGNERHVTGLPEEYFGTVQTGQEPDVVTICCSDSRVPQERMWGTDGPGTVFTPSNIGNQVWDDDAGERIVDGGLLYPIHHTGTDAVAVVGHTGCGAVTAAYNAATGGDLPGPAGVSKWVELLVPVVEEALESGLIDTDADESQIINQLVEYNVEYQTQFLRAADDDVVPADLDIYGFVYDFQGVYGDEHGRAYLVTVNGETDPDVIVDDVPDSYDATVRSLLH from the coding sequence ATGGACGCGGATCACGACGTTCTCGAGGAGTTGCTCGCTGGAAATGAGCGCCACGTCACGGGACTTCCCGAGGAGTACTTCGGCACGGTACAAACCGGGCAAGAGCCGGACGTCGTCACGATTTGTTGTTCCGACTCGCGGGTTCCACAGGAACGGATGTGGGGGACGGACGGGCCGGGAACGGTCTTCACCCCGAGCAACATCGGCAATCAGGTCTGGGACGACGACGCCGGTGAGCGGATCGTCGACGGTGGCCTCCTGTACCCGATCCACCACACCGGCACCGACGCCGTCGCGGTCGTCGGTCACACTGGCTGCGGGGCGGTCACCGCAGCCTACAACGCTGCGACGGGTGGTGACCTTCCCGGCCCGGCGGGCGTCTCCAAGTGGGTCGAGCTACTCGTTCCGGTCGTCGAGGAGGCCCTCGAGAGCGGCTTGATCGACACTGATGCGGACGAGAGTCAGATCATCAATCAACTCGTCGAGTACAACGTCGAGTATCAGACGCAGTTCTTACGAGCCGCGGACGACGACGTCGTTCCCGCCGACCTCGACATCTACGGCTTCGTCTACGACTTTCAGGGCGTCTACGGCGACGAGCACGGTCGCGCGTATCTCGTCACCGTCAACGGCGAAACCGACCCCGACGTGATCGTCGACGACGTCCCCGACTCCTACGACGCGACGGTTCGGAGTTTGCTTCACTAA
- a CDS encoding cold-shock protein codes for MAKGTVDFFNDTGGYGFIETEDADDDVFFHMEDIGGPDLEEGQELEFDIEQAPKGPRATNVERL; via the coding sequence ATGGCGAAAGGAACCGTTGATTTCTTCAACGACACTGGCGGCTACGGATTCATCGAAACTGAGGACGCGGACGACGACGTGTTCTTCCACATGGAAGACATCGGCGGCCCGGACCTTGAGGAAGGACAGGAGCTCGAGTTCGACATCGAGCAGGCCCCAAAAGGCCCACGCGCGACGAACGTCGAGCGCCTGTAA
- a CDS encoding cupin domain-containing protein gives MTDATADSEDRAGAEALLRRGDEIDYAAVDAADGLEKGVLIADEHGAPNFAIRRFVLEAGAAVPEHTNEVEHEQYVLEGEYTVGVGDEEHTVEAGDSLLIPAGTVHWYRNEGDEPGAFLCAVPNGDDEIELLE, from the coding sequence ATGACCGACGCAACTGCAGATTCCGAGGACCGAGCGGGTGCCGAGGCGTTGCTTCGACGCGGCGACGAAATCGACTACGCAGCCGTCGACGCAGCGGACGGCCTCGAGAAGGGCGTCTTGATCGCCGACGAACACGGTGCACCGAACTTCGCGATCCGCCGATTCGTCCTCGAGGCGGGCGCGGCGGTACCCGAGCACACGAACGAGGTCGAACACGAGCAGTACGTTCTCGAGGGCGAGTACACGGTGGGCGTCGGGGACGAGGAGCACACCGTCGAAGCGGGCGACTCGCTCTTGATTCCCGCCGGAACGGTCCACTGGTATCGCAACGAGGGCGACGAGCCGGGTGCGTTCCTCTGTGCCGTTCCCAACGGTGACGACGAGATCGAGTTGCTCGAGTAA
- a CDS encoding NAD(P)H-dependent oxidoreductase has product MNVLVILGHPRNESFGGALADAYREGCVQAGVDVRSLAVADLEFDPDVHAGCPSDQPLEDDLLAAQRDIEWADHLVFVYPNWWGTMPARLKGFFDRVFEPGFAFAEYDEGEGAGHVELLDDKTAELIVTMDMPPWVYRWIYRQPGTNALKRATLGYAGIETTRVTEIGPIEDSSLEERNEWLADVEELGRSLATGPKSRATRAKQKLTAWMGALRLQFYPMAWLAYTIGALAAADLSAVFSSAAYWLGLGFLFFLEAATVFTNEYFDYETDRENTFAGPFTGGSQVLVDGQLSFEELRRAIGATLVLSALFGVGTLFAAAGSPIALSSAMVVLAALALGYTAPPLKLSYRTLGEATVAWTHSIGVLVIGFLAVGGSWHVPEPWLLGVPFLLSVLPSITLAGVPDYAADRAVGKQTIAVRFGLAGAGAFAMGTALLAALVGLVWYGRSVASHAYGPVISLSLGHALVLCWLIHRRLDATAGSQRIDGLMLASLSYIGWFAVVPVITLV; this is encoded by the coding sequence GTGAACGTCCTCGTCATCTTGGGCCACCCTCGAAACGAGAGTTTTGGCGGTGCGCTGGCCGACGCGTACCGTGAGGGCTGCGTGCAGGCGGGCGTCGACGTTCGCTCGCTCGCCGTCGCCGACCTCGAGTTCGACCCCGACGTCCACGCCGGGTGTCCGAGCGACCAGCCACTCGAGGACGATCTGCTGGCGGCCCAGCGGGACATCGAGTGGGCGGATCATCTCGTCTTCGTCTATCCGAACTGGTGGGGGACGATGCCCGCGCGCCTCAAGGGCTTTTTCGACCGCGTCTTCGAACCCGGTTTCGCGTTCGCGGAGTACGACGAGGGCGAGGGCGCGGGCCACGTGGAACTACTGGACGACAAAACCGCCGAACTGATTGTCACGATGGACATGCCGCCGTGGGTCTATCGCTGGATCTACCGCCAGCCCGGGACGAACGCGCTCAAGCGCGCGACCCTCGGCTACGCGGGCATCGAGACGACGCGGGTGACCGAGATCGGTCCGATCGAGGACTCTTCGCTCGAGGAGCGCAACGAGTGGCTCGCGGACGTCGAGGAGCTGGGTCGTTCGCTGGCGACGGGTCCGAAATCGAGGGCCACTCGAGCGAAGCAGAAACTGACGGCGTGGATGGGTGCGCTCCGTCTGCAGTTCTATCCGATGGCGTGGCTCGCCTACACGATCGGGGCGCTGGCCGCAGCGGACTTGAGCGCGGTCTTCAGTTCGGCCGCCTACTGGCTCGGATTGGGATTCTTGTTCTTCCTCGAGGCGGCGACCGTGTTCACGAACGAGTATTTCGACTACGAGACGGATCGCGAGAATACGTTCGCCGGACCGTTTACGGGTGGTTCGCAGGTTCTGGTCGACGGCCAGCTATCGTTCGAGGAACTCCGGCGGGCAATTGGGGCGACACTCGTTCTCAGTGCGCTATTTGGGGTGGGAACGCTCTTCGCAGCAGCGGGGTCGCCGATCGCCCTCTCGAGTGCGATGGTCGTCCTCGCAGCGTTGGCACTTGGCTACACGGCACCGCCGCTGAAGCTGTCGTATCGAACCCTGGGGGAGGCGACGGTCGCCTGGACGCACAGTATCGGCGTGTTGGTGATCGGTTTTCTCGCCGTTGGCGGATCGTGGCACGTTCCGGAGCCGTGGCTGCTCGGTGTCCCCTTCTTGCTCTCCGTCCTGCCGTCAATCACGCTGGCCGGCGTTCCCGACTACGCGGCCGATCGAGCCGTCGGAAAGCAGACGATCGCCGTTCGCTTCGGACTCGCGGGCGCTGGGGCTTTCGCGATGGGAACGGCGCTGCTGGCTGCGCTGGTCGGACTCGTCTGGTACGGACGCAGTGTGGCTTCTCACGCGTACGGGCCAGTGATTTCACTGAGTCTCGGCCACGCTCTCGTGCTCTGTTGGCTGATCCACCGTCGATTGGACGCCACGGCTGGCTCCCAACGCATCGACGGTCTCATGCTCGCTTCCTTGAGCTATATCGGCTGGTTTGCCGTCGTCCCCGTGATTACTCTCGTGTAG